TTTTTTTTTTTTTTTTTTTTTTTTTTTTTTTTTTTTTTTTTTTGCATTTTTTTCAAAATTTTTCATTTCTTTTTTCAAAAAATGTAGTATAATAATAAAGGTAGGTGATTTTATGTTATCTAAGAATAGGCAAGATAAGATACTTGAAGTATTGAAAAAACAAGGCAGAGCGAGTTTTATAGAATTAGAAAAAATTTTAAAAACTTCCTATGCTACAATTAGAAGAGATTGTGAAGTTCTTGAAACTATGAATTTAATAACTAGAATTTCTAAGGGTGTGGAAATAAATATAGTGAAAGATGATATAGACATAGAATATCGAGAAATAAAAAATATTTCACAAAAAAAGAGAATTGCTAAAAGGGCAGCACAATTTTTAAAAAGATCTAGCTTTATTTTTCTTGATTCAGGAACCACTATTAATGAATTAATTCCTTATCTTAAAGATAAAGATATAGTAGTTGTTACTAATGGAACTATGCATCTAAAAAAATTGATGGATAATAGAATTGAAACAATAATAATAGGAGGAAGAGTTAAGAAAAAGACAAGATCTGTGGTTAGTCCTGAAGCAATTAAGCAAATAAAAAAATATAGATTTGATAGTTGCTTTATGGGAGCAAATGCTATTAGTGAAGAACTAGGTTATATGACACCAAATACAGATGAGGCTGAAATAAAGACAACAGTTATTGCTTGTTCAAAAAAAGCATATGTTTTGGCAGATAAATCAAAATTAAACAAAATATCAAATGTATGTTTTGCAAATTTTGAAAAATGTATTTATATAGGAGAAGATAATGATATACACAGTAACACTTAATCCAGCTTTGGATTATGATATTTATTCGGAAAAATTTGAACTAAAAAAATTAAATGAAACAAAAAAAATTGAATTTAGAGCTGGAGGTAAAGGAATAAATGTTTCAATAATGTTAAATAATTTAAATGTTGAAACTATAGCTTTAGGCTTTATTGGAGGCTTTACAGGAGAATATATTTTAAAAAGTTTAAATAAGCAAAATATAATGAGTGATTTTATTGAAATCGAAGATACAAATAGAATTAATATCAAATTAAAAGTTGGAGAAAAAGAAGAAACTGAAATTGCGGGTGTATCACCAGTGATTTCAAAAGAAAATTTAGAAAAATTAAAAGAAAAAATATCAAAATTAAGAGAAGAAGATATTTTAGTTTTGGCAGGCTCTATACCTACTTGTTTTTCAGAAAAGTTATACAAAGACTTGGCGAATATAACAAAGGCTAAAGTAGTTTTGGATACTAGAGGAGAACTATTATTAGAAAATATATCAAATAATCTTTTAATTAAGCCAAATAAAAAAGAATTAGAAGAAGCTTTTAATATAGAACTTAAGACTAATGAACAAATTTATGAAGTATGTAAAAAGTTTTTAGAAAAGGGAGTAGAAAATGTTTTAGTTTCTTTAGGAAAAGATGGGGCTATTCTTGTTAAGAAAAATAAGATGTTAGTTGCCAAAGTACCTAAGGGAATAATGATAAATACTATAGGAGCAGGGGATTCAACAGTCGCAGGTTTTTTAACAGGATATACTCAAAAACTAACTGATGTAGAAATATTAAGATTAGCAGTAGCCTGTGGTAGTGCAACAGCATATTCTTATGGTATAGGTAAGAAGAAAATGGTATATGAATTAATAAAAAATATAGAATGTGAGGAAATTAGTTATGGACATTAGAAGTTTATTTGACAAGGATCTATTTATTAAAGAACTTGTGTCGTCAACAAAGGAAGAAGCTATTTGCGAAATGGTGGAAAAGCTATACAAAAATGGTGTTGTAAGTAATAAGGAAGCTTTTTTATCTGAAGTATTAGAAAGAGAAAATATTGCACATACAGCTTTTGATACTGGTGTTGCTACACCGCATGCTAAAAGTAAATATGTAAAAGAAGCAAAAGTTTTAGTTGCAATAAAAAAAGAAGGAATAGACTTTAGTAATGGTGAAGAAAAAGAAGCTAAATTATTTTTCTTAATTGCTGTTCCTGAAAATGAAGCTAATTTACATATAGACATATTGTCAAAATTAGCAGGTCTTATTGAAGATGAAAAAAAGATAGAAAAAATATTAGAAACACAAAATTATGAAAGCTTATTAAATAGTTTGGAAGAAAAAAAAGTAGTAAATATAAAAGATAAAAAAGGTTTTGTTGTAGCAGTTACAGCTTGTCCTACAGGAATAGCACATACTTTTATGGCAAGAGATGCCTTGATTAAAGCAGCTAATGAAATGGGAGTGGACATAAAGGTTGAAACTAATGGAACTGATGGAAGAAAAAATGAAATAACAAAAGAAGATTTAGAAAAAGCTAAAGGAGTAATATTAGCGATAAATAAATCAGTTGACGAATCAAGATTTAACGGATATAGAGTTATAAAAGTAGGGGCAAAAGAAGGTATAAGTAATGCTAAAAAATTAATACAAGATACACTTGATGAAAAAGGAAGTATTGCTAATTTCAAAGCTAGCCTACAAAGTGAAGGTGAAGTAAAAACTGAAGGTAAGAATATTTATAAGCATTTAATGAATGGTGTTTCATATATGTTACCGTTGGTAGTAAGTGGAGGTATATTAATAGCCTTAGCCTTCTTAGTTGATACATTAACAGGTCATGGTGGAGCAGGATCTGATTTTGGATCAGTTAATGCCTTAGCAAAAACTTTAAAAGAAATAGGTGGAGCAGCATTTGGTTTATTTGTTGCTGTACTAGCAGGGTACATAGCTTTCAGTATGGGACAAAAATCAGCCCTTGCTGCAGGATTAGTAGCAGGTTCATTAGCAGTAAGTGGAGGTTCAGGTTTCCTAGGAGCATTAGCAGGTGGTCTAGTAGCAGGTTATATTGTTTCTAAAATGAATAACTATATTTCTAAAATTTCTGATAAATTTAGAGGTCTATATTTAATATTAGTTATACCTGTTGTAAGTGTATTAATTACAGGTTTATTGATGATTTTTGTTTTAAATCCTATAGTAGGTGTTATTAATCATGCAATGACAAATTTCTTAAATAATATGAATTCAGGTTCAAGAATCTTATTTGGTTTCATAGTTGGTGCTATGATGGCAGTAGATATGGGAGGACCAGTTAATAAGGCAGCATATGTATTTGGAACAGGGACTTTAGTAGCTTCACTTGCTACTGGTGGAAGTTCAACTATGGCTGCAGTAATGGCAGGAGGTATGGTACCACCTTTAGCAATAGCTTTTGCAACAACAATATTTAAGAATAAATATACAAAAGATGAAAGACAAGCAGGTATATCAAACTATATTATGGGTCTATCATTTATTACAGAAGGTGCTATACCTTTTGCAGCAAGTAATCCATTAAGAGTAATACCAGCTTGTATAATAGGTTCAGGTCTTGCTGGAGCTTTAACAATGTTCTTTAATATAAAGATACCGGCACCACATGGAGGAATCTTAGTTATGTTTTTATCAAATCATATTTTCTTATACATCTTATGTGTATTAATTGGAAGTATTGTAGCAGCATTAATATTGGGAATATTGAAAAAAAATAAATAAAAAAAGAGAGCAAATTTTTGCTCTCTTATTTATTTTTCAAGTTTAAATTTCCAATTTGTTGCAGTATTATTTAATACCTTATTCAAAGAAAGAATATTTTTTTGACAAGTATTATTAATATGTTCTTCACAAGCTAGTGCTGATTCTTTTGCAAAATATTCAACTGAACTTTGCCAAGTTGCTCTACCACAAAGAACACCATTGAATTTTGCTTTAGCTTTTTTAGCAAGTGAAAGTGATTTTTCAAATATATCCATACTTACACCTCCACTTAAGAAAATGTATGGAAGATCTGTTGCATCTGATTGTTCTTTTAAGAATTTTATAGCATCTTGTTCAGTATAAACATATTCACCATCTTTTGAATATTCTTTAACGAAATTCATATCTATAGGCATTTCTACTTTTAAGACATCCACTTTATATTTTCCTTTACTGAATTCTTTCATTGTTGAAATAACTTTATGAGGTCTAACTTTTGCATATTCTTTTTTATCTAAACCTTTTTCAGAATAACATAATAATTCTAGAAAGAAAGGTATATCTTCACCAGCACATTCACTACCTAATCTTTCTATAAAAGCGTGCTTTACTTTATTAACTTCTTCTGAGCCATCTATATCATAGTAAAGTAAGAATTTAATTGCATCTGCTCCTTCATTTTTAAGTTTCACTACAGACCATTCATCTAATATATCAGGTAATCTATCTACTCTTGTGGCATCATAACCTGTTTTTTCATAAGCAAATAAAAGTCCGCAATTCTTGTCTTTTATTTGTGAAGCTTCTAAACCATATTCAGGATCTAATAAAATTGCAGAAGCAAAAGGACTTAAATTTTTTGAGATAAGTTTTTTGTATTCGACTATATCTGAATTTTCTACAGTATTTTTAA
The DNA window shown above is from Sneathia sanguinegens and carries:
- a CDS encoding DeoR/GlpR family DNA-binding transcription regulator; amino-acid sequence: MLSKNRQDKILEVLKKQGRASFIELEKILKTSYATIRRDCEVLETMNLITRISKGVEINIVKDDIDIEYREIKNISQKKRIAKRAAQFLKRSSFIFLDSGTTINELIPYLKDKDIVVVTNGTMHLKKLMDNRIETIIIGGRVKKKTRSVVSPEAIKQIKKYRFDSCFMGANAISEELGYMTPNTDEAEIKTTVIACSKKAYVLADKSKLNKISNVCFANFEKCIYIGEDNDIHSNT
- the pfkB gene encoding 1-phosphofructokinase codes for the protein MIYTVTLNPALDYDIYSEKFELKKLNETKKIEFRAGGKGINVSIMLNNLNVETIALGFIGGFTGEYILKSLNKQNIMSDFIEIEDTNRINIKLKVGEKEETEIAGVSPVISKENLEKLKEKISKLREEDILVLAGSIPTCFSEKLYKDLANITKAKVVLDTRGELLLENISNNLLIKPNKKELEEAFNIELKTNEQIYEVCKKFLEKGVENVLVSLGKDGAILVKKNKMLVAKVPKGIMINTIGAGDSTVAGFLTGYTQKLTDVEILRLAVACGSATAYSYGIGKKKMVYELIKNIECEEISYGH
- a CDS encoding fructose-specific PTS transporter subunit EIIC, whose protein sequence is MDIRSLFDKDLFIKELVSSTKEEAICEMVEKLYKNGVVSNKEAFLSEVLERENIAHTAFDTGVATPHAKSKYVKEAKVLVAIKKEGIDFSNGEEKEAKLFFLIAVPENEANLHIDILSKLAGLIEDEKKIEKILETQNYESLLNSLEEKKVVNIKDKKGFVVAVTACPTGIAHTFMARDALIKAANEMGVDIKVETNGTDGRKNEITKEDLEKAKGVILAINKSVDESRFNGYRVIKVGAKEGISNAKKLIQDTLDEKGSIANFKASLQSEGEVKTEGKNIYKHLMNGVSYMLPLVVSGGILIALAFLVDTLTGHGGAGSDFGSVNALAKTLKEIGGAAFGLFVAVLAGYIAFSMGQKSALAAGLVAGSLAVSGGSGFLGALAGGLVAGYIVSKMNNYISKISDKFRGLYLILVIPVVSVLITGLLMIFVLNPIVGVINHAMTNFLNNMNSGSRILFGFIVGAMMAVDMGGPVNKAAYVFGTGTLVASLATGGSSTMAAVMAGGMVPPLAIAFATTIFKNKYTKDERQAGISNYIMGLSFITEGAIPFAASNPLRVIPACIIGSGLAGALTMFFNIKIPAPHGGILVMFLSNHIFLYILCVLIGSIVAALILGILKKNK
- a CDS encoding tagatose 1,6-diphosphate aldolase, which gives rise to MKISEKKYEKLEKLSNEKGIIGALAIDQRGSIKKMMSKFKNTVENSDIVEYKKLISKNLSPFASAILLDPEYGLEASQIKDKNCGLLFAYEKTGYDATRVDRLPDILDEWSVVKLKNEGADAIKFLLYYDIDGSEEVNKVKHAFIERLGSECAGEDIPFFLELLCYSEKGLDKKEYAKVRPHKVISTMKEFSKGKYKVDVLKVEMPIDMNFVKEYSKDGEYVYTEQDAIKFLKEQSDATDLPYIFLSGGVSMDIFEKSLSLAKKAKAKFNGVLCGRATWQSSVEYFAKESALACEEHINNTCQKNILSLNKVLNNTATNWKFKLEK